The proteins below are encoded in one region of Pseudophryne corroboree isolate aPseCor3 chromosome 8, aPseCor3.hap2, whole genome shotgun sequence:
- the LOC134947473 gene encoding three prime repair exonuclease 2-like, which translates to MGSLVRTFIFLDLEATGLNQDDPKITELSLVAVHVSSLRNPVHDDSGKLQLPRVLDKLSLCVDPGKPLTQKAAEITGLSNEQLTTCEKQLFEETLINTVNEFVNRQAQPVCLVAHNGFSYDFPLLKTELLQHQRDFPSSMLCLDSLPALRYLDNQNHPNTVKGRYSLPELYRRYFGTEPDLSHYAEGDVITLILVFMSRAEHLLEAASYKRWGEIAPMYGLPTVQ; encoded by the coding sequence ATGGGCAGTTTGGTGAGAACCTTTATTTTCTTGGACCTGGAAGCCACAGGCCTAAACCAAGATGATCCTAAGATAACAGAGCTGTCTCTGGTGGCTGTCCATGTGTCCTCTTTGAGGAACCCAGTCCATGATGATTCGGGAAAGCTGCAGTTACCCCGAGTGCTAGACAAGCTTTCTCTGTGTGTAGATCCAGGGAAGCCCCTCACTCAGAAGGCTGCAGAAATCACCGGTCTCAGCAATGAACAACTGACCACTTGTGAGAAGCAGTTGTTCGAGGAGACTCTCATTAACACCGTCAATGAGTTTGTGAATCGTCAGGCCCAGCCTGTCTGCCTGGTTGCCCATAATGGATTTTCATATGACTTTCCCCTACTGAagactgaactgctgcaacaccaGCGCGATTTCCCTAGTTCCATGCTGTGCCTAGATTCCTTACCAGCTTTAAGATACCTGGATAATCAGAACCATCCAAACACAGTCAAAGGGCGGTACTCCCTTCCAGAACTGTACCGACGTTACTTCGGCACGGAGCCAGATTTGTCTCATTACGCAGAGGGCGATGTAATAACTCTCATCCTGGTCTTCATGTCCAGAGCAGAGCATTTGCTGGAAGCAGCCAGTTACAAGAGGTGGGGCGAGATCGCCCCAATGTACGGATTACCCACAGTGCAGTAA